Proteins from a genomic interval of candidate division KSB1 bacterium:
- a CDS encoding GDP-mannose 4,6-dehydratase, with protein sequence MRILVTGGAGFIGSHLCEELLRRGYEVWAIDDLSTGTLKNIQHLRDNPRFHVAVETILNETVMDRLVSECNIIYHLAAAVGVELIVSKPVEVIETNILGTHVVLRLANRYLRKVLITSTSEIYGKSEAVPFKEDDDRLLGPTTKSRWSYSASKGIDEFLALAYHKQKGLRTVIARLFNTVGPRQTGRYGMVIPRMVGQALRGEPITVYGDGSQVRCFTYVADVVEALIALAEHPAAEGQIYNVGNNQAITIAELAERIKRLSGSSSEIVYIPYEKAYEAGFEDMRVRVPDLTKIRQLIGYQPKFGLDEILQQVIDYTREQMRQQGAC encoded by the coding sequence ATGCGCATATTAGTGACGGGCGGCGCAGGGTTTATCGGCTCGCACCTCTGCGAGGAGCTGCTGCGCCGCGGCTACGAGGTGTGGGCCATCGACGACCTGTCCACGGGCACGCTCAAGAATATCCAGCACTTGCGGGACAATCCGCGCTTCCACGTGGCCGTGGAGACCATCCTCAACGAGACGGTGATGGACCGGCTGGTGTCGGAGTGCAACATCATCTACCATCTGGCTGCGGCGGTGGGGGTCGAACTCATCGTCAGCAAGCCGGTGGAGGTCATCGAGACGAACATCTTAGGCACGCATGTGGTGCTGCGCTTGGCTAACCGCTACCTGCGGAAGGTGCTCATCACCTCGACCTCGGAGATCTACGGCAAGAGCGAAGCGGTGCCGTTCAAGGAAGACGACGACCGGTTGTTGGGGCCCACCACCAAGAGCCGTTGGAGCTACTCGGCCTCCAAGGGCATCGACGAGTTCCTTGCCCTCGCCTACCACAAGCAGAAGGGGTTGCGCACGGTCATTGCGCGGCTGTTCAACACCGTGGGCCCGCGGCAGACCGGACGCTACGGCATGGTGATCCCGCGCATGGTAGGCCAGGCCCTGCGCGGCGAGCCCATCACCGTGTACGGCGACGGCTCGCAGGTGCGCTGCTTCACCTATGTCGCCGACGTGGTGGAGGCGCTCATTGCCTTGGCAGAGCATCCGGCCGCAGAGGGGCAGATCTACAATGTCGGCAACAACCAGGCGATCACCATTGCCGAGTTGGCAGAGCGCATCAAACGACTGTCAGGCTCCAGCTCGGAGATTGTCTACATCCCCTACGAGAAGGCTTATGAGGCCGGGTTTGAGGACATGCGCGTGCGTGTGCCGGACTTGACCAAGATCCGGCAACTCATCGGCTACCAGCCCAAGTTTGGCCTCGACGAGATCCTGCAACAGGTCATCGACTACACACGGGAGCAGATGAGGCAGCAAGGGGCCTGCTGA
- a CDS encoding transposase produces MTLEVRPTRQFAASPGQHREKMIASLALPIDNGLAEAMNASAKATSMRARG; encoded by the coding sequence ATGACGTTAGAAGTACGGCCGACCCGGCAGTTCGCCGCGTCCCCTGGGCAGCATCGCGAGAAGATGATAGCCTCCCTTGCGCTTCCCATCGACAACGGCCTTGCGGAGGCAATGAATGCCAGTGCCAAGGCGACGAGCATGAGGGCACGGGGCTAG
- a CDS encoding C25 family cysteine peptidase, with product MVERGANYCVLEWAAPALRFERLLDGGEEAHLPLLGDLPIDIVHGALALPVAGLAVEVPPGARVTLVVADSSSTPVAGNYRLPCAVLGQEQGPEGISRVSHRFVASAPYSQGDPVAGRPFAMLDGMATVAGHQLVRVAVHPLRYDAATGSMRLVERARLRLQWQSAEQTSLQRAPVGDEVKRVAADLLRGREVPRPLPRGAPQDDYGWYDPTRPYCKLLLVEQGLYVVYGRDLQRLGIPAGGVAASTLRLYHRGEEIALHVADGGDGLFDADDWLLFPAERRCGDTSYFAAQSDTNVYWLSWGGSIGRRLAAAVAAPAGQDFLYWFTDTLHLEQDRHYYQGDSDAEVHNTFATPGEGWVWHFFNPGDSLSVQVPLPDLAFEGDALRLMVRLRGTTLDQANPDHHARLWFNGRLAADVWFDNRQLILLEATVPTAGARTLNDLAIASVGNTGAVIDQFYLDWIELVYPRRPQALAGRFAGYLPGSGAPRNIAIQGFSSDSILIVDVGKGRVLTDVRRSTSWWARFVVLSAGYHDGNRAEFWQDDQPLWSGGRGHNLLVLDGQSGQVLDKKNFDTYASQANADSMATYVERLPSGTVVLVAIRDEGSVAMTPRAHTALESLGSALTRQVGARDSWALIGRKGAAPGSVPEALAPARTGPVRLAEVVSFPSGGRGVTAVFRDSSGAALHLVAADLNALRRPARIVLDQPSHLRSPQNAADYLLITHPRFAAAAEELAAFRRAHNGFAVATVFIEDVYDEFTYGLAEPAAIRLLIEHATAHWQRPPRFLLLLGDACWDPKGLLAQTVKKDYVPTFGNPVSDAWFACTDGPEDFMPDLFVGRIPAESAEQAERIVRKIIAYEADSTPAAWKKHVLLINGGFDTWEQQQFAQQSRLLVDSIIAKPPASCRPVVISKTSQGYFQGEHRDDILAALNSGVLWANFVGHAGTGTWDLVFSSTDLQELHNQGRYPFVTSLTCHTARFANPYTNCFGEEFLALPQSGAVAFWGTTGWSYLFHDQVLVTNLFRAALVDTVHLLGAATTLAKLRLWESLGNSQFTRNVILQYSLLGDPATDLALPSLPDLVVEPADFSLTPATPTEEDSLVQVAVSVHNFGLATPGPVQVGLWARSPGTGAFPVDTPKLLPALGWQDCALFAWRLGGRGGSFDLEAVVDPDDSIREALETNNRATIRVPVRAVEVVLLKPFPHALLGAPPTLEVLTPLSASGAPHYVQFELDTTAEFSSGALQPSPDIPPGPLSTRWTPAPLAAGRRYCWRARAVYASGPGPWRATSFTLADGGREMRWQQYFPVQVDAGAFQGAEQTATGVRLAQGKVVLRVESAGYNDGQYARLLVGGSPALAQGRGHNVAVVHPGNGQVIQAMAFDTYESPAEAQRLAGFVAQIPEGMLVLAAIADEGSRSMNEAAYQALESIGSALCRQVGARDSWAIIGTKGAAPGSVPEKLVKRGQGVAVLQDSLFFHIAQGTLQSPLIGPATRWQKVQWQAEEPAPCTAVAVAVEAYDRTSGTWLTVQEGSGAQGTLDLSQLDAQRFRLLRVRAELSTSDGRWSPTLQWWATSFTPAAELAALPLRVAPSGSVVAGDPVQLELELHNLGYAPAEKVVVWWSQVSQAKEELFGADTLRRPLAPDSAAVVRRVWPTARLAGSYELRAKVDPADQIGEPVEFNNNQSCLVEVLRDSLAPAIELLADGRAIAAGEFVSARPQILVRLYDNTGGALTDTSGLHLLLDGNRLSFAGVEPRLQLLPPDPAGDQRLKGSVVCQPTLNTGRHEIEVLFTDPNGNTSHLRVDFQVAERLELREVVNFPNPFRAGTDFCYVLTAPADEVNIRVYTLAGRLIKTLRDAPGAAGFNRVHWDGRDEDGDELANGVYLYKVTATQEGKQVAVIGKAVVAR from the coding sequence ATGGTCGAGCGGGGAGCGAACTACTGCGTGCTGGAATGGGCGGCCCCCGCGCTTCGCTTCGAGCGCTTGCTGGATGGGGGGGAAGAGGCTCATTTGCCTCTGCTCGGCGATCTGCCCATAGACATTGTCCACGGGGCTTTGGCCCTGCCAGTGGCCGGCCTGGCGGTGGAGGTCCCGCCCGGGGCGAGGGTCACCTTGGTCGTCGCGGACAGCAGTTCCACACCCGTTGCCGGGAACTACCGCCTGCCGTGTGCCGTGCTTGGCCAAGAGCAGGGCCCCGAGGGCATCAGCCGTGTGAGCCATCGTTTTGTCGCCTCTGCGCCATACAGTCAAGGGGACCCGGTTGCGGGAAGGCCATTTGCCATGCTCGACGGGATGGCCACGGTGGCCGGTCACCAGCTCGTCCGGGTGGCGGTGCATCCGCTGCGCTATGATGCGGCCACGGGGAGCATGCGCCTTGTCGAGCGGGCGCGCCTCCGCCTGCAGTGGCAGAGTGCAGAGCAGACCTCCCTGCAGCGGGCGCCTGTGGGGGACGAGGTGAAACGCGTCGCGGCTGACCTCCTGCGCGGCAGGGAGGTGCCGAGGCCGTTGCCCCGAGGTGCTCCTCAGGACGACTATGGCTGGTACGATCCGACGCGGCCCTACTGCAAGCTGTTGCTGGTGGAACAAGGGCTCTACGTGGTCTACGGCCGCGATCTACAGCGGTTGGGCATTCCTGCCGGCGGGGTGGCAGCCAGCACGCTGCGCCTGTACCACAGGGGCGAGGAGATAGCTCTGCACGTGGCCGATGGCGGCGATGGCCTGTTCGACGCGGACGATTGGCTGCTCTTTCCTGCCGAGCGCCGTTGTGGCGACACTAGCTATTTTGCGGCGCAGTCGGACACCAATGTCTACTGGCTGAGCTGGGGAGGATCGATAGGGAGGCGGCTGGCCGCAGCCGTGGCAGCGCCTGCCGGGCAGGATTTCCTCTACTGGTTCACCGACACCCTGCACCTTGAACAAGACCGACATTACTACCAGGGTGACAGCGATGCCGAGGTGCACAACACCTTTGCCACGCCCGGCGAAGGGTGGGTGTGGCACTTCTTTAACCCGGGGGATTCGCTGAGCGTACAGGTGCCGCTGCCGGATTTGGCCTTTGAAGGGGATGCCCTGCGGTTGATGGTGCGCCTGCGCGGCACCACGCTGGACCAGGCGAACCCAGACCACCATGCGCGCCTCTGGTTCAATGGTCGCTTGGCCGCCGATGTTTGGTTTGATAATCGGCAGCTCATCCTTCTCGAGGCGACCGTCCCCACCGCTGGGGCGCGCACCCTGAACGACCTCGCTATTGCCTCGGTCGGCAATACCGGTGCGGTGATCGACCAATTCTACCTCGACTGGATTGAGCTCGTGTACCCGCGTCGGCCCCAGGCGTTGGCAGGGCGGTTCGCTGGCTACCTCCCTGGCAGCGGAGCGCCGCGAAACATCGCCATCCAGGGCTTTTCTTCTGACAGCATCCTCATCGTCGACGTGGGCAAGGGGCGTGTGCTCACGGATGTCCGCCGTTCGACGAGCTGGTGGGCGCGTTTTGTTGTGCTCTCTGCCGGCTACCACGATGGCAACCGCGCCGAGTTTTGGCAGGACGACCAGCCCCTGTGGAGCGGTGGCCGCGGGCACAATCTGCTCGTGCTGGACGGCCAGAGCGGGCAAGTCCTGGACAAGAAGAATTTCGACACCTATGCTTCTCAGGCGAATGCCGATAGCATGGCGACCTACGTGGAGCGTCTGCCCAGCGGTACGGTGGTACTGGTGGCCATCCGCGATGAGGGGAGCGTGGCCATGACGCCGCGAGCGCACACTGCCTTGGAGAGCTTGGGCAGCGCCCTCACGCGGCAGGTGGGCGCGCGCGACTCCTGGGCCCTGATCGGGCGAAAAGGCGCGGCTCCAGGCTCCGTGCCCGAGGCCTTAGCCCCCGCACGCACGGGGCCTGTGCGCCTGGCCGAGGTAGTCTCTTTTCCCTCAGGCGGCAGAGGAGTGACTGCGGTATTCCGCGATTCCTCGGGTGCTGCCCTCCACCTCGTGGCAGCCGACCTGAACGCCCTGAGAAGGCCGGCGCGCATTGTGCTGGATCAGCCCTCGCACCTGCGCTCGCCGCAGAACGCTGCCGACTATCTGCTCATCACCCACCCGCGCTTTGCGGCTGCCGCAGAAGAGCTGGCCGCATTCCGGCGGGCGCACAACGGCTTCGCCGTCGCGACTGTGTTCATCGAGGATGTGTACGACGAGTTTACCTATGGTCTGGCCGAGCCCGCTGCCATCCGACTGCTCATCGAGCACGCCACGGCCCACTGGCAGCGGCCCCCACGCTTCCTCCTCCTGCTTGGCGATGCGTGCTGGGACCCAAAGGGTTTGCTTGCGCAGACGGTGAAGAAGGACTATGTGCCGACCTTCGGAAATCCGGTGAGCGATGCCTGGTTCGCCTGCACCGATGGCCCAGAGGACTTTATGCCGGACCTTTTTGTGGGACGGATTCCTGCGGAGAGCGCGGAGCAGGCCGAGCGCATCGTGCGCAAGATCATCGCCTACGAAGCGGACAGCACACCCGCAGCGTGGAAAAAGCACGTGTTGCTCATCAACGGCGGCTTCGACACTTGGGAGCAACAGCAGTTCGCCCAGCAGTCGCGGCTGCTCGTCGACTCGATCATCGCTAAGCCGCCGGCCTCCTGCCGACCCGTGGTGATAAGCAAGACCTCCCAAGGGTACTTCCAGGGGGAGCATCGCGACGACATCCTGGCGGCTCTCAACAGCGGGGTGCTGTGGGCGAATTTCGTGGGACACGCAGGCACCGGCACCTGGGACCTGGTGTTCAGCTCCACCGACTTGCAGGAGCTGCACAACCAGGGGCGCTATCCATTCGTGACCAGCCTGACCTGCCACACGGCCCGCTTTGCCAATCCCTACACCAACTGCTTCGGGGAGGAGTTCCTCGCACTGCCGCAGAGCGGAGCCGTCGCCTTCTGGGGCACGACCGGATGGAGCTACCTCTTCCACGACCAGGTGCTGGTAACCAATCTGTTCCGCGCCGCGCTCGTCGATACCGTGCACCTCTTGGGCGCCGCCACCACTCTGGCAAAGCTGCGCCTGTGGGAAAGCCTCGGCAATAGTCAGTTCACCAGGAACGTGATTCTACAGTATTCGCTCCTTGGCGACCCGGCTACAGACTTGGCGTTGCCCTCGCTGCCGGACCTGGTAGTCGAGCCTGCTGATTTCTCTCTGACTCCTGCCACGCCCACTGAAGAGGACTCTTTGGTGCAGGTGGCAGTCAGCGTGCACAACTTTGGGCTGGCCACACCTGGCCCTGTGCAGGTGGGGCTCTGGGCACGGTCACCGGGAACCGGCGCATTTCCCGTGGACACCCCAAAGCTCCTGCCTGCCTTGGGGTGGCAGGACTGTGCTTTGTTTGCCTGGCGCCTGGGGGGACGCGGGGGGAGCTTTGATCTGGAGGCCGTGGTCGATCCGGACGACAGCATCCGCGAGGCGCTGGAGACGAACAACCGCGCCACCATCCGCGTGCCTGTGCGCGCCGTGGAGGTGGTGCTGCTCAAGCCTTTCCCCCATGCGCTCCTCGGCGCTCCCCCGACGCTGGAGGTCCTCACGCCGCTGTCCGCCTCAGGGGCGCCTCACTACGTGCAATTCGAACTGGATACGACGGCGGAGTTTTCGTCTGGGGCTTTGCAGCCCTCCCCGGATATTCCGCCTGGCCCACTTTCCACGCGATGGACGCCTGCGCCGCTTGCTGCCGGACGGCGCTACTGCTGGAGGGCAAGGGCCGTCTATGCAAGCGGGCCTGGGCCTTGGCGAGCAACATCCTTCACTCTTGCCGATGGGGGCAGAGAGATGCGCTGGCAGCAGTACTTTCCCGTGCAGGTAGATGCGGGCGCTTTTCAGGGGGCAGAACAGACGGCCACAGGGGTGCGGCTGGCGCAGGGAAAGGTGGTTCTGCGGGTCGAATCGGCAGGGTACAACGACGGGCAGTACGCGCGGCTCTTGGTTGGCGGCAGCCCGGCGCTGGCCCAAGGACGTGGCCACAACGTGGCCGTCGTGCATCCAGGTAACGGGCAGGTGATCCAGGCCATGGCCTTCGACACCTACGAGTCGCCTGCTGAGGCGCAGCGGCTGGCCGGGTTTGTGGCGCAGATACCGGAAGGCATGCTTGTCCTGGCAGCCATTGCCGATGAGGGCAGCCGCAGCATGAACGAGGCGGCATACCAGGCGCTGGAATCGATAGGGAGCGCGCTCTGTCGACAGGTGGGGGCCCGCGACTCCTGGGCCATCATCGGCACGAAGGGCGCGGCGCCCGGGAGTGTACCCGAGAAGCTGGTGAAGCGCGGCCAGGGTGTGGCGGTGTTACAGGACAGCCTATTCTTCCACATTGCCCAAGGGACTCTGCAGTCGCCACTCATCGGCCCGGCTACCCGCTGGCAGAAAGTGCAATGGCAGGCAGAGGAGCCGGCTCCCTGCACGGCGGTGGCGGTAGCCGTGGAGGCCTACGACCGGACCTCAGGTACCTGGCTGACCGTGCAAGAGGGCAGTGGCGCACAGGGAACCCTTGACCTCAGCCAGCTTGATGCGCAACGCTTCAGGTTGCTGAGGGTGCGCGCCGAGCTATCCACCAGCGACGGCCGCTGGTCGCCTACTCTGCAGTGGTGGGCCACCTCCTTTACCCCCGCAGCGGAGCTGGCGGCGCTTCCCCTCCGGGTGGCGCCGAGCGGCAGTGTGGTGGCTGGCGACCCTGTGCAGCTCGAGCTCGAATTGCACAACCTCGGCTACGCTCCTGCGGAAAAGGTGGTGGTTTGGTGGAGCCAGGTCAGCCAGGCCAAGGAGGAGCTGTTCGGCGCCGACACGCTGCGACGTCCCCTTGCTCCGGACAGCGCCGCAGTCGTGCGGCGCGTGTGGCCCACTGCGCGGCTGGCAGGCAGTTACGAGCTCCGCGCCAAGGTCGATCCAGCCGACCAGATCGGCGAGCCGGTTGAATTCAACAACAATCAGTCCTGCCTCGTGGAGGTGCTAAGGGATTCGCTCGCGCCGGCCATCGAGCTGCTCGCGGACGGTCGTGCCATTGCCGCGGGTGAGTTCGTCAGTGCTCGCCCGCAGATTCTGGTGCGCCTGTACGACAATACCGGAGGGGCCCTCACCGACACTTCTGGCCTGCACCTTCTCCTGGACGGGAATCGCCTCTCCTTCGCAGGTGTCGAGCCCCGTTTGCAGCTTCTGCCGCCCGACCCTGCCGGCGACCAGCGCCTGAAAGGCTCCGTTGTGTGCCAGCCGACCTTGAACACGGGCCGCCACGAGATAGAGGTGCTGTTCACCGACCCGAACGGCAATACCTCCCACCTTCGCGTGGACTTTCAGGTGGCTGAGCGCCTGGAACTGCGCGAGGTGGTGAACTTCCCGAACCCGTTCCGCGCGGGCACAGATTTCTGCTATGTACTCACCGCGCCGGCAGACGAGGTGAACATTCGCGTCTACACCCTGGCCGGCAGGCTGATCAAGACGCTGCGCGACGCGCCAGGCGCAGCCGGCTTCAACCGCGTGCATTGGGACGGTCGGGACGAGGACGGCGACGAACTGGCCAACGGCGTGTACCTCTACAAAGTCACTGCGACGCAGGAGGGAAAACAGGTGGCGGTGATTGGCAAGGCCGTGGTGGCGCGATAG
- a CDS encoding undecaprenyl/decaprenyl-phosphate alpha-N-acetylglucosaminyl 1-phosphate transferase: protein MTWQFKALLYAYVLLSSLGLALLLVPCCRRVALHLGVLDRPISRKAHARPMPLLGGVAMYATFVLVVLANIGLFFLLGSHPLVAEHLAPLMAQSSRLRHVLPKVLGILLGATVVTGVGTADDLTGIHFSPRVKLAGQTVAALVANAVGIRTSFMPGVALDCLISLLWIVGITNSFNLLDNTDGAAAGIAAIAASVLFAVVALQGQVFTALMLATLVGTVLGFLRYNFYPASIFMGDAGSLFMGYVVACLTLVGSYVVPGSPGLLPVILPLLVLGVPLFDTFSVVFIRLREGRPIWVGDRCHFSHRLMDMGMTPRQAVLFLYLVTFGVGVGAALLPSLNVWQSVLVLLNELVIFAIIVSLMHIRQQRRVSKEED, encoded by the coding sequence ATGACTTGGCAGTTCAAAGCCTTGCTCTATGCTTACGTGCTGCTCAGCTCGCTGGGGCTGGCACTGCTGCTGGTGCCGTGCTGCCGGCGTGTTGCCTTGCACTTGGGAGTACTCGACCGGCCCATCTCGCGCAAGGCGCACGCGCGACCTATGCCGCTCTTGGGCGGCGTTGCCATGTACGCGACCTTTGTCCTTGTCGTGCTGGCGAACATCGGCCTTTTCTTCTTGCTGGGCTCCCATCCGCTGGTGGCGGAGCATCTGGCGCCGCTCATGGCGCAGAGCTCCCGCTTGCGCCATGTCTTGCCCAAGGTGCTTGGCATTCTCCTGGGCGCCACTGTGGTCACGGGCGTCGGCACGGCCGACGACCTGACCGGCATCCACTTTTCACCGCGGGTGAAACTTGCCGGGCAGACCGTGGCTGCCCTCGTGGCCAATGCCGTGGGCATACGCACCAGCTTTATGCCGGGCGTGGCTTTGGACTGTCTCATATCGCTCCTTTGGATCGTGGGCATAACCAACTCCTTCAACCTCTTGGACAACACCGACGGTGCGGCCGCCGGGATTGCTGCGATCGCCGCCAGCGTGCTCTTTGCCGTGGTGGCGCTGCAAGGTCAGGTCTTCACCGCGCTGATGCTTGCCACCCTGGTAGGCACGGTGTTGGGCTTCCTGCGCTACAACTTTTACCCGGCCAGCATCTTCATGGGCGACGCGGGCAGCCTGTTCATGGGCTATGTGGTTGCCTGTCTGACCCTGGTGGGCTCGTACGTGGTGCCAGGCAGTCCGGGCCTATTGCCGGTCATCTTGCCGCTGTTGGTGCTTGGGGTGCCTCTCTTCGACACGTTTTCCGTGGTGTTTATCCGTCTTCGCGAAGGGCGCCCGATCTGGGTCGGCGACCGCTGCCACTTCTCCCACCGGCTGATGGACATGGGTATGACGCCCAGGCAGGCAGTGCTCTTCTTGTACCTGGTGACCTTTGGCGTGGGCGTGGGGGCCGCGCTCTTGCCCAGCCTCAACGTCTGGCAGAGCGTGCTGGTGCTCCTGAATGAGCTCGTCATCTTTGCCATTATCGTTTCCCTGATGCACATCCGGCAGCAGAGAAGGGTATCCAAGGAAGAGGACTGA
- a CDS encoding PAS domain S-box protein, giving the protein MVTSASKAQKYERELAEYAARLRDLFAEMTADLRKSEHLYRSIVDGATDAIMTVDRNLRVLSWNKGAEEVFGYTEQEALGKTLDDLIIRPDVGPSSDYVNSQIRAGKAVRVYEAVRYTKDGQPRSVLISATPILGDDGTVQFVSLIYKDITEQKRAQEQLIQSEKQATLGVIAGSIGHELNNLVSGLLVETQLLLRRADNPEEGRKIGQRLLTHLEKVALHGRNLLSLSKPARPQLQSMDLTEVLADTTDTLVLSGVLKRFRIEKHFAPNLPAVCGDRNQIEQVIRNLEINAAHAMKSDGALTVSTSLTEDGNFVRMVIEDNGQGIPDEIKDKIFEPFFTTKAEGEGTGLGLPIVKQIVESHGGRFYLESQVGVGTRAIVEIPVAKQEARRVSNGRGA; this is encoded by the coding sequence GTGGTGACATCCGCAAGTAAGGCACAGAAGTATGAGCGAGAGCTGGCCGAATATGCTGCCCGGCTCCGCGACCTTTTTGCCGAAATGACCGCCGACCTGCGCAAGTCCGAGCACCTGTACCGCTCCATCGTGGACGGCGCAACGGACGCCATCATGACCGTGGACCGCAACCTGCGTGTGCTCTCCTGGAACAAGGGCGCCGAGGAGGTGTTCGGCTACACCGAACAGGAGGCGTTGGGCAAGACCCTGGATGACCTGATCATCCGGCCGGACGTCGGCCCTTCCAGTGACTATGTCAACAGCCAGATTCGCGCCGGCAAGGCGGTGCGCGTCTACGAGGCGGTGCGCTACACCAAGGACGGCCAGCCGCGCAGCGTCCTCATCTCGGCCACACCCATCCTCGGCGACGACGGCACGGTGCAGTTCGTCTCGCTCATCTACAAGGACATTACCGAGCAGAAGAGGGCGCAGGAGCAGCTCATCCAGTCAGAGAAGCAGGCCACCCTCGGTGTGATCGCCGGCAGCATCGGCCACGAGCTCAACAACTTGGTCAGCGGCCTGCTGGTGGAAACGCAGCTCCTGCTGCGCCGCGCCGACAACCCAGAAGAAGGGCGAAAGATAGGCCAGCGCCTGCTTACCCACCTGGAGAAGGTGGCGCTCCACGGCCGCAACCTGCTGTCGTTGAGCAAGCCGGCTCGGCCCCAACTGCAGAGCATGGACCTGACCGAGGTACTGGCGGACACCACCGACACACTGGTGCTCAGCGGGGTGCTGAAGCGCTTCCGCATTGAGAAGCACTTTGCGCCAAATCTGCCGGCGGTGTGCGGCGACCGCAACCAGATCGAGCAAGTGATCCGCAACTTGGAGATCAACGCTGCCCACGCCATGAAGAGCGATGGCGCGCTCACCGTCTCCACCTCTTTGACGGAAGACGGCAACTTTGTGCGCATGGTGATCGAGGACAATGGCCAGGGGATTCCCGACGAGATCAAGGACAAGATCTTCGAGCCCTTTTTCACCACGAAGGCAGAGGGGGAGGGGACCGGCCTCGGTTTGCCCATCGTCAAGCAGATTGTCGAGTCCCATGGAGGCCGCTTCTATCTGGAAAGCCAGGTGGGGGTGGGCACACGCGCCATCGTGGAAATCCCTGTGGCCAAGCAGGAAGCCCGCCGCGTGAGCAACGGGAGGGGTGCTTGA
- a CDS encoding glycosyltransferase family 4 protein, producing MNVLYLSQYFPPEVGATQNRAYEMATNLVRMGHKVTVLTEVPNHPKGVIHAGYRGKLAVREKLEGVEVLRVWVMTSPHKTFATRLAFYLSFAVMASLAGMLERKRYDVVFATSPPLFAGAAGLIIARTRRTRFVFEVRDVWPLSAVELGEIRSRAYARLAEKLEMALYRNALAVPVVTRGILDVLRARGVAEEKLVFIPNGTNTELFYDRGQRVRTEWGLRDEFVVMYAGIFGIAQGMEVLCQAARLLKQQSHIRFVLVGEGPIKERVRALAQQWRLANLLLLDEVPRERIPEFISAADACIVPLKKKPLFTGALPSKMFDAWACSRPVLLAVDGEARRVLEEAQGGVFVEPEDAEALARAIVRLAKDRSLARRLGANGRRYAERHFSRRAQAERLAHLLEALVR from the coding sequence GTGAACGTCCTCTATCTTTCGCAATACTTCCCCCCGGAGGTGGGGGCCACGCAGAATCGCGCCTACGAGATGGCGACGAACTTGGTGCGCATGGGGCACAAGGTGACGGTCCTGACCGAGGTGCCGAACCACCCGAAGGGGGTCATTCACGCGGGCTACCGGGGCAAATTAGCGGTGCGCGAAAAGCTTGAGGGCGTAGAGGTCTTGCGCGTCTGGGTGATGACTTCGCCGCACAAGACCTTTGCCACGCGCCTGGCGTTCTACTTGTCGTTTGCCGTGATGGCCTCGCTGGCAGGCATGCTTGAGCGCAAGCGTTACGACGTGGTCTTTGCCACCTCGCCGCCTCTCTTCGCCGGGGCAGCGGGCCTGATCATCGCGCGTACTCGCCGCACGCGGTTTGTCTTCGAGGTGCGGGATGTGTGGCCACTCTCGGCAGTGGAGCTGGGCGAGATACGCAGCCGTGCCTATGCCCGCTTGGCCGAAAAGTTGGAGATGGCCCTTTACCGGAACGCGCTGGCTGTGCCGGTGGTGACCAGAGGCATCCTCGACGTGCTCCGTGCCCGAGGCGTTGCTGAGGAGAAGCTGGTCTTCATCCCTAACGGCACGAACACCGAACTGTTTTATGACCGTGGCCAGCGGGTGCGCACCGAGTGGGGCCTGAGGGACGAATTCGTGGTCATGTATGCCGGCATCTTCGGCATTGCCCAGGGGATGGAAGTGCTATGTCAAGCGGCCCGTCTCTTGAAGCAGCAGTCCCACATCCGCTTTGTCCTTGTCGGCGAGGGACCGATCAAGGAGCGCGTGCGCGCCTTGGCGCAGCAGTGGCGGCTTGCCAATCTGCTTCTCCTGGACGAGGTGCCCCGTGAGCGCATTCCGGAGTTCATCTCGGCAGCAGATGCCTGCATCGTGCCGCTGAAGAAGAAGCCACTCTTCACGGGCGCCTTGCCCTCCAAGATGTTCGACGCCTGGGCCTGCAGCAGGCCGGTGCTCTTGGCGGTGGACGGGGAAGCACGCCGCGTGCTGGAAGAGGCTCAGGGGGGAGTCTTTGTGGAACCCGAGGATGCCGAGGCCCTTGCGCGGGCGATCGTGCGCCTGGCAAAAGACCGTAGTCTGGCGCGCCGCTTGGGGGCTAACGGCAGGCGCTACGCGGAGCGGCATTTTTCGCGCCGCGCCCAGGCCGAGAGGCTGGCACACCTTTTGGAGGCGCTTGTGCGATGA